One window from the genome of Ovis canadensis isolate MfBH-ARS-UI-01 breed Bighorn chromosome 21, ARS-UI_OviCan_v2, whole genome shotgun sequence encodes:
- the SF3B2 gene encoding splicing factor 3B subunit 2 isoform X1, whose protein sequence is MAAEHPEPPKGELQLPPPPPPGHYGAWAAQELQAKLAEIGAPIQAGSREELVERLQAYTRQTGIVLNRPVLRGEDGDKAAPPPMSAQLSGIPMPPPPMGLPPLQPPPPPPPPPPGLGLGFPMAVGPRPPNLGPPPPLRVGEPVALSEEERLKLAQQQAALLMQQEERAKQQGDHSLKEHELLEQQKRAAVLLEQERQQEIAKMGTPVPRPPQDMGQIGVRTPLGPRVAAPVGPTPTVLPMGAPVPRPRGPPPPPGDENREMDDPSVGPKIPQALEKILQLKESRQEEMNSQQEEEEMETDTRSSLGHSASETEEDTMSVSKKEKNRKRRNRKKKKKPQRVRAASSESSGDRDKESGRSRGSESPAADVEIEYVTEEPEIYEPNFIFFKRIFEAFKLTDDVKKEKEKEPEKLDKMENSAVPKKKGFEEEHKDSDDDSSDDEQEKKPEAPKLSKKKLRRMNRFTVAELKQLVARPDVVEMHDVTAQDPKLLVHLKATRNSVPVPRHWCFKRKYLQGKRGIEKPPFELPDFIKRTGIQEMREALQEKEEQKTMKSKMREKVRPKMGKIDIDYQKLHDAFFKWQTKPKLTIHGDLYYEGKEFETRLKEKKPGDLSDELRISLGMPVGPNAHKVPPPWLIAMQRYGPPPSYPNLKIPGLNSPIPESCSFGYHAGGWGKPPVDETGKPLYGDVFGTNAAEFQTKTEEEEIDRTPWGELEPSDEESSEEEEEEESDEDKPDETGFITPADSGLITPGGFSSVPAGMETPELIELRKKKIEEAMDGSETPQLFTVLPEKRTATVGGAMMGSTHIYDMSTVMSRKGPAPELQGVEVALAPEELELDPMAMTQKYEEHVREQQAQVEKEDFSDMVAEHAAKQKQKKRKAQPQDSRGGSKKYKEFKF, encoded by the exons ATGGCGGCCGAGCATCCGGAGCCTCCTAAGGGAGAGTTgcagctgccgccgccgccgcctcctggACACTATGGTGCCTGGGCTGCCCAGGAGCTTCAGGCCAAATTAGCAGAGATCGGAGCTCCCATCCAGG CAGGGAGTCGCGAGGAGCTTGTGGAGCGATTGCAGGCTTACACTCGCCAA actgGCATCGTCCTGAATCGTCCCGTTCTGAGAGGTGAAGATGGGGACAAAGCTGCTCCTCCTCCTATGTCAGCACAG ctCTCAGGGATTCCCATGCCGCCCCCACCCATGGGTCTCCCTCCTCTACaaccccctccaccacccccaccacccccacctggCCTTGGCCTTGGCTTTCCTATGGCAGTTGGACCCCGCCCGCCAAACTtggggcctcctcctcctctccggGTGGGTGAGCCCGTGGCGCTGTCTGAAGAAGAGCGGCTGAAGCTGGCGCAGCAGCAGGCGGCATTGCTGATGCAGCAGGAGGAGCGTGCCAAGCAG CAGGGAGATCATTCACTGAAGGAACATGAGCTTTTGGAGCAGCAGAAGCGG GCAGCTGTGCTACTGGAGCAGGAACGACAGCAGGAGATTGCCAAGATGGGCACCCCTGTCCCTCGGCCCCCACAAGACATGGGCCAGATTGGTGTTCGCACTCCTCTGGGTCCTCGAG TGGCTGCTCCAGTGGGCCCTACTCCCACTGTTCTGCCTATGGGGGCCCCCGTTCCTCGGCCTCGTggtcccccaccaccccctggAGATGAGAACAGAGAG ATGGATGACCCCTCTGTGGGCCCTAAGATCCCCCAGGCTTTGGAAAAAATCCTGCAGCTGAAGGAGAGCCGCCAGGAAGAGATGAACTCTCAGCAGG aggaagaggaaatggaaacagacACTCGCTCGTCCCTGGGCCACTCAGCATCAGAGACTGAGGAGGACACGATGTCTGTATCCAAGAAGGAG AAAAATCGGAAGCGCCGGAAccgaaagaagaagaaaaagccccAGCGGGTGCGGGCGGCGTCCTCTGAGAGCTCTGGGGACCGAGACAAAGAGTCTGGCCGCTCTCGGGGCTCGGAATCCCCAGCGGCCGACGTGGAAATTGAGTACGTGACTGAAGAGCCTGAGATTTATGAGcccaacttcatcttcttcaagaGGATTTTTGAGGCTTTCAAG CTCACCGATGACGtgaaaaaggagaaggagaaggagccaGAGAAACTTGACAAAATGGAGAACTCTGCGGTGCCCAAGAAGAAGGGCTTTGAGGAGGAGCACAAGGACAGTGACGATGACAGCAGTGATGACGAACAG GAAAAGAAGCCGGAAGCCCCCAAACTGTCCAAGAAGAAGCTGCGCCGAATGAACCGCTTCACCGTGGCTGAGCTCAAGCAG CTTGTGGCTCGGCCCGATGTCGTCGAGATGCACGATGTGACTGCACAGGACCCCAAGCTCTTGGTTCACCTCAAGGCCACGCGGAATTCCGTGCCTGTGCCACGCCACTGGTGTTTCAAGCGCAAGTACCTACAGGGCAAACGAGGCATTGAGAAGCCCCCCTTTGAGCTGCCTGACTTCATCAAACGCACAGGCATCCAGGAGATGCGGGAGGCCCTGCAGGAGAAG GAAGAACAGAAAACCATGAAGTCAAAAATGCGAGAGAAGGTTCGGCCCAAGATGGGAAAGATCGACATTGACTACCAGAAACTGCACGACGCCTTCTTCAAGTGGCAGACCAAGCCAAAGCTGACCATCCATGGGGACCTGTACTATGAG GGGAAGGAGTTTGAGACGAGGCTGAAGGAGAAGAAGCCAGGAGATCTGTCTGATGAGCTGAGGATTTCCTTGGGGATGCCAGTAGGACCA AATGCCCACAAGGTCCCTCCCCCGTGGCTGATTGCCATGCAGCGATATGGACCACCCCCATCGTACCCCAACCTGAAAATCCCGGGGCTGAACTCGCCTATCCCTGAG AGCTGTTCCTTTGGGTACCATGCTGGTGGCTGGGGCAAACCCCCAGTAGATGAGACCGGGAAACCCCTCTATGGGGATGTGTTTGGAACCAATGCTGCTGAATTCCAG ACCAAGACTGAGGAAGAAGAGATTGATCGGACCCCTTGGGGGGAGCTAGAGCCATCTGATGAAGAGTCttcagaagaagaggaagaggaggaaagtgaTGAAGATAAGCCAGATGAGACTGGCTTCATTACCCCTGCAGACAG TGGCCTCATCACTCCTGGAGGGTTCTCATCAGTGCCAGCCGGAATGGAGACCCCCGAACTCATTGAATTGAGGAAGAAGAAGATTGAGGAGGCGATGGACGG aAGTGAGACGCCTCAGCTGTTCACTGTGTTGCCGGAGAAGAGAACGGCCACTGTAGGGGGCGCCATGATGGGCTCAACCCACATCTATGACATGTCCACG GTTATGAGTCGGAAGGGCCCGGCCCCCGAGCTGCAGGGTGTGGAAGTGGCCCTGGCGCCTGAAGAGTTGGAGCTGGATCCCATGGCCATGACCCAGAAGTATGAGGAGCACGTGCGGGAGCAGCAGGCACAAGTGGAGAAAGAAGACTTCAGTGACATGGTGGCTGAGCATGCTGCCAAGCAGAAG CAAAAGAAACGGAAAGCTCAGCCTCAGGACAGCCGTGGCGGCAGCAAGAAATATAAGGAGTTCAAATTTTAA
- the SF3B2 gene encoding splicing factor 3B subunit 2 isoform X3 — MAAEHPEPPKGELQLPPPPPPGHYGAWAAQELQAKLAEIGAPIQAGSREELVERLQAYTRQTGIVLNRPVLRGEDGDKAAPPPMSAQLSGIPMPPPPMGLPPLQPPPPPPPPPPGLGLGFPMAVGPRPPNLGPPPPLRVGEPVALSEEERLKLAQQQAALLMQQEERAKQGDHSLKEHELLEQQKRAAVLLEQERQQEIAKMGTPVPRPPQDMGQIGVRTPLGPRVAAPVGPTPTVLPMGAPVPRPRGPPPPPGDENREMDDPSVGPKIPQALEKILQLKESRQEEMNSQQEEEEMETDTRSSLGHSASETEEDTMSVSKKEKNRKRRNRKKKKKPQRVRAASSESSGDRDKESGRSRGSESPAADVEIEYVTEEPEIYEPNFIFFKRIFEAFKLTDDVKKEKEKEPEKLDKMENSAVPKKKGFEEEHKDSDDDSSDDEQEKKPEAPKLSKKKLRRMNRFTVAELKQLVARPDVVEMHDVTAQDPKLLVHLKATRNSVPVPRHWCFKRKYLQGKRGIEKPPFELPDFIKRTGIQEMREALQEKEEQKTMKSKMREKVRPKMGKIDIDYQKLHDAFFKWQTKPKLTIHGDLYYEGKEFETRLKEKKPGDLSDELRISLGMPVGPNAHKVPPPWLIAMQRYGPPPSYPNLKIPGLNSPIPESCSFGYHAGGWGKPPVDETGKPLYGDVFGTNAAEFQTKTEEEEIDRTPWGELEPSDEESSEEEEEEESDEDKPDETGFITPADSGLITPGGFSSVPAGMETPELIELRKKKIEEAMDGSETPQLFTVLPEKRTATVGGAMMGSTHIYDMSTVMSRKGPAPELQGVEVALAPEELELDPMAMTQKYEEHVREQQAQVEKEDFSDMVAEHAAKQKQKKRKAQPQDSRGGSKKYKEFKF, encoded by the exons ATGGCGGCCGAGCATCCGGAGCCTCCTAAGGGAGAGTTgcagctgccgccgccgccgcctcctggACACTATGGTGCCTGGGCTGCCCAGGAGCTTCAGGCCAAATTAGCAGAGATCGGAGCTCCCATCCAGG CAGGGAGTCGCGAGGAGCTTGTGGAGCGATTGCAGGCTTACACTCGCCAA actgGCATCGTCCTGAATCGTCCCGTTCTGAGAGGTGAAGATGGGGACAAAGCTGCTCCTCCTCCTATGTCAGCACAG ctCTCAGGGATTCCCATGCCGCCCCCACCCATGGGTCTCCCTCCTCTACaaccccctccaccacccccaccacccccacctggCCTTGGCCTTGGCTTTCCTATGGCAGTTGGACCCCGCCCGCCAAACTtggggcctcctcctcctctccggGTGGGTGAGCCCGTGGCGCTGTCTGAAGAAGAGCGGCTGAAGCTGGCGCAGCAGCAGGCGGCATTGCTGATGCAGCAGGAGGAGCGTGCCAAGCAG GGAGATCATTCACTGAAGGAACATGAGCTTTTGGAGCAGCAGAAGCGG GCAGCTGTGCTACTGGAGCAGGAACGACAGCAGGAGATTGCCAAGATGGGCACCCCTGTCCCTCGGCCCCCACAAGACATGGGCCAGATTGGTGTTCGCACTCCTCTGGGTCCTCGAG TGGCTGCTCCAGTGGGCCCTACTCCCACTGTTCTGCCTATGGGGGCCCCCGTTCCTCGGCCTCGTggtcccccaccaccccctggAGATGAGAACAGAGAG ATGGATGACCCCTCTGTGGGCCCTAAGATCCCCCAGGCTTTGGAAAAAATCCTGCAGCTGAAGGAGAGCCGCCAGGAAGAGATGAACTCTCAGCAGG aggaagaggaaatggaaacagacACTCGCTCGTCCCTGGGCCACTCAGCATCAGAGACTGAGGAGGACACGATGTCTGTATCCAAGAAGGAG AAAAATCGGAAGCGCCGGAAccgaaagaagaagaaaaagccccAGCGGGTGCGGGCGGCGTCCTCTGAGAGCTCTGGGGACCGAGACAAAGAGTCTGGCCGCTCTCGGGGCTCGGAATCCCCAGCGGCCGACGTGGAAATTGAGTACGTGACTGAAGAGCCTGAGATTTATGAGcccaacttcatcttcttcaagaGGATTTTTGAGGCTTTCAAG CTCACCGATGACGtgaaaaaggagaaggagaaggagccaGAGAAACTTGACAAAATGGAGAACTCTGCGGTGCCCAAGAAGAAGGGCTTTGAGGAGGAGCACAAGGACAGTGACGATGACAGCAGTGATGACGAACAG GAAAAGAAGCCGGAAGCCCCCAAACTGTCCAAGAAGAAGCTGCGCCGAATGAACCGCTTCACCGTGGCTGAGCTCAAGCAG CTTGTGGCTCGGCCCGATGTCGTCGAGATGCACGATGTGACTGCACAGGACCCCAAGCTCTTGGTTCACCTCAAGGCCACGCGGAATTCCGTGCCTGTGCCACGCCACTGGTGTTTCAAGCGCAAGTACCTACAGGGCAAACGAGGCATTGAGAAGCCCCCCTTTGAGCTGCCTGACTTCATCAAACGCACAGGCATCCAGGAGATGCGGGAGGCCCTGCAGGAGAAG GAAGAACAGAAAACCATGAAGTCAAAAATGCGAGAGAAGGTTCGGCCCAAGATGGGAAAGATCGACATTGACTACCAGAAACTGCACGACGCCTTCTTCAAGTGGCAGACCAAGCCAAAGCTGACCATCCATGGGGACCTGTACTATGAG GGGAAGGAGTTTGAGACGAGGCTGAAGGAGAAGAAGCCAGGAGATCTGTCTGATGAGCTGAGGATTTCCTTGGGGATGCCAGTAGGACCA AATGCCCACAAGGTCCCTCCCCCGTGGCTGATTGCCATGCAGCGATATGGACCACCCCCATCGTACCCCAACCTGAAAATCCCGGGGCTGAACTCGCCTATCCCTGAG AGCTGTTCCTTTGGGTACCATGCTGGTGGCTGGGGCAAACCCCCAGTAGATGAGACCGGGAAACCCCTCTATGGGGATGTGTTTGGAACCAATGCTGCTGAATTCCAG ACCAAGACTGAGGAAGAAGAGATTGATCGGACCCCTTGGGGGGAGCTAGAGCCATCTGATGAAGAGTCttcagaagaagaggaagaggaggaaagtgaTGAAGATAAGCCAGATGAGACTGGCTTCATTACCCCTGCAGACAG TGGCCTCATCACTCCTGGAGGGTTCTCATCAGTGCCAGCCGGAATGGAGACCCCCGAACTCATTGAATTGAGGAAGAAGAAGATTGAGGAGGCGATGGACGG aAGTGAGACGCCTCAGCTGTTCACTGTGTTGCCGGAGAAGAGAACGGCCACTGTAGGGGGCGCCATGATGGGCTCAACCCACATCTATGACATGTCCACG GTTATGAGTCGGAAGGGCCCGGCCCCCGAGCTGCAGGGTGTGGAAGTGGCCCTGGCGCCTGAAGAGTTGGAGCTGGATCCCATGGCCATGACCCAGAAGTATGAGGAGCACGTGCGGGAGCAGCAGGCACAAGTGGAGAAAGAAGACTTCAGTGACATGGTGGCTGAGCATGCTGCCAAGCAGAAG CAAAAGAAACGGAAAGCTCAGCCTCAGGACAGCCGTGGCGGCAGCAAGAAATATAAGGAGTTCAAATTTTAA